The sequence GTTCCACAAAGCCTCTCAGTACAATGGCCAGAAGTGTGATGATATATATTATGTGTAGAGCATATCCTCTCTGAAAACATTTGCGCTTTTGTGAAATTAGCCTGCACTGATGTGTATGTAAAGCAAGCTAGGCTACAGTCAGTGCCTAGGACTCCAGAGAGAGACCTTCAGTCCAACACACTGTGAAGAAGCCATCTGTGACTGCAGCACTGTGGGACTGACCTGGTACCCTTGGAGCATGACAAATTGGCTTCACTGGTGGAGTATAGGACAACCAATTACATTCCACCATTTTCCTTGACTCCTCCACTGTTGACCGGTCCATTTAGCGCAGAGACTCGAGATGTTCTTGGGATGCAAATTGTGCTTTAACCTTTAACCGCTGACAGCAGCCATAGGCAGTTGTGTGGTAAAATATTGAGTCCAAAATAAGACGAGTTGTAAAGTAGTATGACATTATACAGAGATGGCGACAGTGTAATCAGATGCATCCATTTAATGGCTCAATAAGGTCATTTGATAAAGGTTGATGTAAATCCCTTCGGCAGATGTTGCACTTGCGTTGCGTTGTCATGGAAGTAAACCAGGAGGTCTGTTAAATCATTTGGCTCCAAAGACATTCTATCATTCCTAGTACCTTCAGAAGAGGTTGCGTGAAGCACATTCTGCACGTCTGCATAAGTCTGTAGGATGGTTTAGCAGAGCCAAAAACCTGCCGTCCAAGTTGAGTCTGATAAAAGCAATGTCCTAGTACTTAATTCCATCAAAGTAGttcaaatatatttgattgaaTAGTTCCTCAGAAATATACATATTTGAATAAGACATCAAACAGCGTCCCAAACGAGACTTATCTTGATGGCAAGTGAACAGTAAATTATTCAAAGAGCTACGATTCATAATTTAAAAGTACACATTCTAAATATCAACTATCTCATTCATAAAGATGCGGGGTTTGCCAAATTATTTAAGAGTGCATTACTTCCTGGCCTATATTGCGTCCAGAGAGTGGGTGGGTGAACTTGGCTGTGTGGCGCTTTGTAAGAAGCTGCTATACTGGGTACTATCACACCATTAACCAGAGCATGGAAGAAACCAAATACACATCTAAAAGTTATACAGCCAGGAAAAATAATTGCTTATTTCCAAGGTGTCGTGTCTTTGTAAAACGGACTGTGAAATGGCACAAATACAGTACATTAGATTACTGACCAAAGAACAACCACAAACACATCTACGCAGCACTAGCATGGTCAGGGTTGTCTTTCAGAGGAAACCCTGCTCCTGTTTCATtctaacccaacacacagggATCCTCTTTCCACTTACCATGAATGACCATGACAGCATGCCCAAGGTATAGAGGGCTTTGCATGGCAGGCTGTTTTTACATAATCAACTAGTGACACAATCCTCATTGGATAACACATtcacgactgtgtgtgtgtgtgtgtgtgtgtgtgtgtgtgtgtgtgtgtgtgtgtgtgtgtgtgtgtgtgtgtgtgtgtgtgtgtgtgtgtgtgtgtgtgtgtgtgtgtgtgtgtgtgtgtgtgtgtgtgtgtgtgtgtgtgtgtgtgtgtgtgtgtgtgtgtgtgtgtgtgtgtgtaactatacttgtggggaccagaaatCCCCACAAGAACAGTAAACAAACAAACCTATTTTGTCAGTCGCTGCAAGGTTAAGTGGTTCTTCTTGGCAGTTAGGGGttatggtagaatagtgttagggttagaattaggttgaaggttagggttagttttagggttaggagttaggtttagggttaggttttggggttaggaTAAGGATTGGGGTTGAGGGATAGGGAAAATAGTATTTTGAATGGTTAGAAATTAAGGTTACATAAATAATATGGTTTGTTTCCCTTACATAAAAACAACATGATtttcatgtgaaatcatgtggttttggaacacttcacatgtgatAATATTTCACATTTAGTTTCACATGTGAATATTCAAATTTAACACGGTGCCTGGCAAACAAAAATCTGTCATTCAGATGTCCCCAGAACAGCCTCTGtgttttcaacttacatatttgaTTACATTGTGTATGTCCATTTATACAGTAACTATTATTCAACATGGcttcacctgggatttgaactagcaacctCTTGGTTTATGGCATTCAGATTTTCCTGCTATGCCACCATGCTTGCAGCAATGACTGATTTCACCTGTATTCCTACACTTTGGATTGAAGTAAATGTAATGAAggtcgtctgctgtttgaagagagtcagaccgaaaagcagcgtgtaggttactcatgacttttaatgaagctaatgcagtacatgaaataactgaaaatatgaaaacaacaaacgagtgaaactaaatacagcctatctggtgactaacacagagacaggtacaatcgcccacgaaatacaacgtgcactcaggctgcctaaatacggttcccaatccgagacaacgagaatcagctgactccaattaggaatcgcctcaggcagccaagcctaactagacacacccctactaatacacactcctaattaatacaaaccccaatacgaaatacaacatataaacccatgtcacaccctggcctacccaaacataacaaaaacacaagatacaatgaccaaggcgtgacagaaccccccccctaaggtgcggactccgggacgcacctcaagagcatagggagggtccgggtgggcgtctgtccatggtggcggttctggctcgggacgtggaccccactccataaatgtcctagttcctccccttcgtgtcctaggataatccaccttctccgccgaccatggcctaatagtcctcatcctgatccccacataactgaggggcagctcgggacagaggggcagctcgggacagaggggcagctcgggacagaggggcagctcgggacagaggggcagctccggacagaggggcagctcgggacagaggggcagctcgggacagaggggcagctcgggacagaggggcaactcaggacagaggggcaactcaggatagaggggcaactcaggatagaggggcaactcaggacagaggggcagcccgggaccgaagcagcccggtactgaggggaagcccggtactgaggggaagcccggtactgaggggaagcccggtactgagaggaagcccggtactgagaggaagcccggtactgagaggaagcccggtactgagaggaagctcaggcaggtagtaggctccggtaaatcctggctggctggtggacctagatgattaaggttgtctggccgatctagaagatcttggtagactggcacttctggcggatcctggcagactggcacttctggcggatcctggcagactggtgacgctgggccgactggcggcgctgggccgacaggagactccggcagcgcaggagaggagaaaggctctggctgagctgaacaggcgggagactccaacagtgcaggagaggagaaaagctctggttgcgctgaacaggcgaggcgcactggacgcgctgggccgactggtagcactggtggcgctggacagacaggagactccggcagcgcaagagaggagaaaggctctggctgcgctaaacaggcgggagactccgatagcgcaggagaagagaacagctctggttgcgctaaacaagcgggagactccggcagcgcaggaggggagaaaagcactggctgcgctgaacaggcgaggcgcactggaggcctggtgcgtggtgctggaactggtggtactggcgcgaggacacgcacaggaagcctggtgcggggagctgctactggaggactggtgtgtagaggtggctctggatagaccggaccgtgcaggcgcactggagctctagagcaccgagcctgcccaagcttacctggctcaatgcccactctagcccggccaataggaagggctggtatgtgtcgcagctggctctgcacccccgtgcgctccatagcataacacggtgcctgcccggtctctctagcccaacggtgagcacagagagtatgcgcaggtttcctacctggcataactattctcccttttagcccccccccaatattttttttggggtgactttccggtttccaaccgcgtcgccgtgctgcctcctcatacatacgcctctccgctttagctgcctctatttcctccttgggacggcgatattctcccggctgctcccagggtccttgaccgtctaattcctcctcccatgtccaaatctccaaatgatgcattctctcccattgcaactgctcttcacgattaacagggagagtaggctcaggtctgtttcctgactcagccactctctctctgcgctttcccctgttaccttcagttttcgctctgtatagcaatgctttccttctcgattccatacgtgtatagccctcttcgcattgctgtagggaatcccaggcgggctcctgcactcgccctgggtcggccgcccacctgtcgatttcttcccacgtcgtataatccttgcttctgttgtccataacgtccaccttcagatcctgccagttcacacgctgctcggtctgtgaatcgtggtgggcgattctgtaatgaagttcgtctgctgtttgaagagagtcagaccgaaaagcagcgtgtaggttactcatgacttttaatgaagctaatgcagtacatgaaataactgaaaatatgaaaacaacaaacgagtgaaactaaatacagcctatctggtgactaacacagagacaggtacaatacaacgcgcactcaggctgcctaaatacggttcccaatccgagacaacgagaatcagctgactccaattaggaatcgcctcaggcagccaagcctaactagacacacccctactaatacacactcctaattaatacaatccccaatacgaaatacaacatataaacccatgtcacaccctggcctacccaaacatataacaaaaacacaagatacaatgaccaaggcgtgacagtaaagTAAATATCAGCATTGTTAAAAAATACACTCACGGAAATCTATTATATTTATCATAATGATTAATGAGTAACATTACAACTAAATAATATGTCCCTCCAACATCAGACAACTATACTGAAATCCCCCAAATTGCTTAACTaggtaaattaaattaaatcaaattgtatttgtcacatgcctcgtaaacaacaggtgtagacaaacaGTGAAACGCTTATTTACAGGCCCTTCCccacaatgcagagagaaaaatagaaaaatcatAGAAAAAGTAATAACAAATatacaatgagtaatgataacttggctatatatatACCCCATTACCAAGTCCAAGTTGATTACATTTCACACTATTTTAGCTGAGCAGCGTACCAATCACCTTAAAACCCATACAGTATGTTCACATGTATTTAACATAGAGTTCACATGTTAACATCACCTTTTCACATGTGAGGAgaataacatgttttcacctcATATGTGAATTGAAGATTCACTTGGAGTTTGCAGTTTTTCACGTGGAAAACGTTCACATGTGAAAATTGAATTTGCACTTTCACATGTGAAAAGGGTTCAAATACTGTCACATCTGTAATTGCATTGTATCACATGTTGAAATTTTGCATCCCCATGTTGTCACATCTATTTAACATGAGGTCATGTTTTCGCATGTGTAGTTTTATGTTATCAAATGTGGCTTACATTTTGACACATGCAATCACTTTAACTTCACATAAACTCACATGTGATCACATAAGATCATgtaagggttgtgtgtgtgtgtgtccaaaccCAGTTCACATGTGCGTGGTTGTATTGCAGCCAATACAGGTTTTTCCACTAAGCCTCTCTTCTTCTTGAGATCATTCCATTTCCTTCTCCAAGATAACATTTCCCTGAGAGGGTTCTCCTTTAATGTAGGTCAATTCAGTGACCTACATTGGACTCAACAATGATAATTACACATGGCAATGCTAACCAGGCCTGCTTCTCCTATACACTCTGTGAGATTCCCGTGTGtatgagagacaaagagagagataaggagagagagagagaaagagatggacagagagaaataaagagcaTGTGACAGAGATATAGTGTGCCGTGAGTGCGAGTGAGAGTAGCTAAGATAATATTTTTCTTCTTTGCCGGTCTGCCTTCAAATAAATGGGAAATGAATGCTAGTTTACTGAAGTTTAATAAAACGCTTTGTAGGTATGAATGGCTTTGGTGTTTGTCTCCCCCGCTATCCAATACAGGAGCAGAAAGGAAAGGAGATCTATGTctcaaatgacactctattccctacactaCTTTTGGCCggggcccataaggctctggtcaaaagtggcaCATTAtctagggaatagtgtgccacttGGCACACAGGCGAGATCTGTCTGTTATCTGACCTAGGTAATCCTGAGTCTTTCAGGAGGAGGCACAAAGCAGGTCTCTGATAACACTGAATGCTCGGATAAAACATCACCACCACTAACTCCTCCAGGCAGTGAAGAAGCCAGAGTTTTGTCATCAAGAGCTGCCACCTAAAGAATCTGACATGTTTAGCAGTAGAAGCTCCATGCTCTACAATGAGACAACATAACTGCAGGGAAGCACCAGATCAGTGATATGCAACTCACAAGATGTACTTTGGGTTGTAACTTGCACCAATATTGCACTTCAAAACAGAGGAGCAGGAATGCTGGGTTCTCTATAGCAAACATTTATTCCAATATTGAGACAACACACTATTGCCATCTACCCCGATACATGTGCACTGAATGTTCAGAAGGATTTGTGGAGATAAACCAGCCAAGGACATCCCAGAAAGCATGCAGAAGTCATTCATTCTCAATTTGCACCAGCTTTATCTAAATATCTTCTCTTTGACCACAGTGTAATAATAACAGCACACTTTTTAGATACCAAACATTGCCAACAATTTCATATATTGATTGAGAACCAGTTCTCATTTTCAGTTACAACCTATCAAATTAAAAAACAACCCGAAAAATAGGGACCTGAtatgataatatactgtatatttcgtTAAAAAGATTGTCAAtcaacttattattattatttttatatagGAACAATTGAATAAAGGCATTATTTACAATAATACTATGTTCTACAGCATCTCAAAATGACCATGCAGAGGGATACAGAGCTTAAATGAGTCGTGTAGAATAGGCTTGATGTATAAATACGTTCCGTTAAAGATAGCCTTTGGCACAAATAGTTCATTATTCAAAAGTAATAAAAGGAAAGAAAAGCAGTCTAAAAATACCTCATAGATCACAGTCTCATAACATTAGGTCAAATCCTTCTCATTGTAACTATGAATAAAACCCCAATTAGATATTACTGATATGCACCGTTTAATAATTAATACAGTATTAAGGTCATTGCAATGGAAAATTCTCTGAAGTATAAAATGGAATTGTAACCCAAGATAAAGCTGAAGTCAAAAgcagaagaaaaagcctggagtAAAAGTACACTCTTGTCATCAATAGATAACATGTACAAGTATCACCACTTTACCTTTACTGTGTCTACTCAACTGTAATATATACAAGGAGTGAACAGAATACCTCTGTCCTCTGCTACAGTGTAACTTATATCACAGAGAAGCACAGTGCTTTACAGAGACAGTTTCAGTCATGATACCCAAAGCCTACGAGTCAAATGCTACTAAGAAAGATGTGTAGAGAAAGTAGAAAGAGCATTTGAAACCGGCCAAAAAACTGCATgacagtttacacacacacacacacacacacacacacacacacacacacacacacacacacacacacacacacacacacacacacacacacacacacacacacacacacacacacacacacacacacacacacacacacacacacacacacacacacacacacacacatttttgagtctcaaatagcaccttattccctacatagtgcactacttttgaccagacctctatgtgccctggtcaaaagtagtgtactatatcaggaatagggtgccatttcagccTAGCCTCaaagactagacgtaacatactgtagtaaacatgaACCTGTGACAGTCAAATTAGTACGacatgttacgtttggtatggttacataagatacAAGATTCCTTAAGCCAAAAACCAATGGAcagaggttggttggggtggaTGGCTCGGCATGTAGGGCAAACGCCTAGCAACTGAAAGTTTGCATGTTTGAGTCACATATTGACAATTTTAGCATTTtcgctaattagcaactttgcaaatACTTACATTTTTGAGCTACTTTGCATCTATTtggcatgttagctaacccttctacCTAACACTAACTCCTGaccttaacctttaccctaacattaacccctaactcctagcctagctaacgttagccacctagccagctaactagctaatgttagccacaacaaattggaattcgtaacatatcatacgtattgcaaatttgtaacatattgtacgaaatggatgatggacatacacaaatgaatacataccatacaaaatgTAAAGTATCATAccaaatggagggagacagatttgAATTTACTATGTCTACCCCTGAGTCTGAGTtggccatttgggatgtagacacCATGAAAAATCATGTACGGTATGTTGGTAGAATAAAATCCAAACAGTATTATTGTGATAGAACAAACACAACCTGGTCATTGAATATAAAGGTGTAGGAAACACAGTTTTTGTGCAGTTCACAGCATATTTAATTTAGCTACAGTAGGAATGCTAAGCACTTATGGTCATTAACACAGTTTTCTCTAGGGAATGTGGCATCTATACAGAAAATCATACAAAAGGTAGTTCTCTAACTATATCAAGTTCCAAATGTTCTCTCTATTTATTTGTACTCTATGCACAGTATTTCATCTACATCCGGGGTGTCAAAAAATCTACATCCGGATTGGTGCCGTATGTCAAACATACGGCACCAATCCGGCCTGCGGGTGGTTTGAGTAAGAACTCAATGTACTTTACTAAATTACTAAAACTAAATCAAAACTGTGTAGAACTGATAAAGgacctacattcatacagtttctTGCCTGTGTCTTGCCTGCTAATAATCCCCAAAATGAAAGccagacagtcagggagcatggAAAATTCCAAAATTGATAGAGGACTACAGTATGCCTTGCAAATTTTAATGGCGTGGAAATATAACACATTTTTGAAGACCGAATGCGGCCCCTGGGGCAAAATCACCCttgacacccctgatctaaaTAGTGTGGGTGGTTTAGCACACAGTTCAAAATTGTCTGCATTTACGATGCAGACAATTAAAAGATTATTGTTTCCACCTTTATGGTAGTATTGATCTTTGTGGAAAAAAAGGAAAACAAAAATTTGATAACCCACTTTTGAAAATATTTCAAATTGGACACAATTCCAGTGCTATTATGTTTCTATTAGAGTACATAAGAACATAGTAAACCGCTCTACAGGACCAAAAAGGTTGTGCTTTTGTGGGAACAATTACAAATATCATGCTGAATAAAGCCTGCtttgtgactaataaaatgtatCTGGATACAACGTTTGGCGATGGATTGCCTCTTATCACAGATGCAGTGGAAGGGGTCAAACATCCCCAAGAGTGAAACAACCCCTCCCACTGACTGTTCTTTTCTTGAAAATTCTGTGAACATCCAAGTGAACAAGGGCagtttcccaaatggcatcctctttcctatatagtgtacaacttttgaccagagccctatgagtcctggtcaaaagcaggtactatatagggaatacagttccatttgggacacagtcaagTGACAATGCTCTTCCTCTACAAACCGGGTGTTGATGAAGTACCCTTGTAGAAAACGTTCCGGGTGTTATCCGGGCTGTTCCCTCGCTCTGGGATCAGGATGatgttccctttccctttcctccggAGTGTGGAGTCCCGGCTGGAGGCCACAGAGTGGGGCTCTGAGGGGACCTCACCCCCCTCTACTGGGGTCACTCTGATGGTGGTGATCCCCTGCTGCTGTTGGAGGGAGTGCTCCCCGCCCCCTGCGTTCTGTGTAttggtggcagcagtgggattTGCATGTCTCCTCCTGTCTATGGAGCCAATGGAGCCGTCCCTCATGGACAGGGACTCGCAGCTCTCTGAATCTCTATTCAGGTCATTCAGCTCGAATGACTGGCCCTGGCTGCATCCACCGATACCACCACCCCCACACTGGTCCTGGGACCTCCAGGTCTTCCAGGAACCCCCACTGCTAATATCCGTCGAAGGGGCGTGAACCATGGGGCGGTTGTTGTTGTTCTCGGGATGGGCGTCCACCCTCACGATGGCTCCAGTGCTGCCTGAGATGCTGCCCACGGAGCTTCCCAACGTGCTGCAAGTCGTGCCCATGGGATTTGGTTCATTCAGGGTTCTGTAGCGGAGGGACCCTCCGGTGTAGCCGTCCATGCAGCCCTCGTCCATGCTCTTGGAGTGAGTCTGGAGCAGACCCTGCTGTTTGGACATGGCAATCACCTGCATGATCCGCGGCTGCTGGCTGCCATTCATAGTCCTACATGGGGCAGTTGCCTTCTCAGCAGCCTTCACCCAGTTTACATGAGCTCCACTATTGCATATATCACCGCCGCCTACATCTCCCGCACCCATCTTGGGCGAGGGGTTGTTGAAGTTCTCATGGGTCTCCTCTGGGATATGGACCAGCTGTGAGGAACCAGGTCGGGACTGCATAGAGACTCTGGCCCCTCCTGTTATGCCGCTGCAGTCTCTGGGTAGTGTGGTGCTGGCCCCGGTAGCTAGCTTCACATACTGCGTTGGCAGATCGACCCCGTTGATCCCCACGGCTGAGGGCTCAGAGCTGTACCTCATGGAGTCCATGCTCCCCCGGTGGTGGGGTGACTGGGCCGCCGCCTCACCCTCCATCACCtaataagaagaagaaaaagaggaagaagacaaaaacatatttatttacttttatagCTTTTTTAATTTCAGAAATATGCATTTCAATGTGTGTAAACATGAGAAGAAACAAGCATAATAAAAGCATATCATTAGTAGGCTACAACAATTGTAAATTgtataaattgtttaacctgcAGGGAGTGCTTTCGGCTCTCTTGATTCTTGCTCTTCCACTGAGAGAGGAGCTGTTTGGAGCGGGAGGAGTCCATGGAGGCATGGTGACTGTGGTGGATGGTGGCGTTGCGGCGTGTGCCGTCATCCATCGCTGGCGTGTGGACACGGGGGAGGGTGTGGCTGAACGTCACCTGAGGACAGCAATTTCTAACCTTATTTATtcaaaatcattttttaaaattatgtcacagcaaaatgtttttaacaaCTCTTTTTAGGAACCTGTAAAAATACTGAAAGA is a genomic window of Oncorhynchus gorbuscha isolate QuinsamMale2020 ecotype Even-year linkage group LG12, OgorEven_v1.0, whole genome shotgun sequence containing:
- the LOC123990206 gene encoding phospholipid phosphatase-related protein type 4; this encodes MILAPSCDSSIGHLTILQQVTAISLSSIGGPIMSSRERQKGNMTKDSVSLLPCFYFVELPILVSSVVSLYFLELTDVFKPVRSGYSCHDRSLSLPYIESTHEIIPLLMLLSLAFAGPAITIMIGEGILFCCLSRKRKGVGAEADINAAGCSFNSFIRRAVRFIGVHVFGLCATALITDILQLATGYHAPYFLTVCKPNYTTLNTTCDENTYILQDICSGSEIAAINQGRKSFPSQHATLASFAAVYISMYFNSTLTESSKLLKPLLVFSFVICAIICGLTRIIQYKNHAIDVYLGFLLGGGIAVYLGLYAVGNFQPSEDSCSCPPPQPRGPCPIPHISQEAMRHLQVKSCSANMDGLSTSHSEGILHHNPHHRDPSSGSLTNLKRSSAEVEVITSPRSPMGKESMVTFSHTLPRVHTPAMDDGTRRNATIHHSHHASMDSSRSKQLLSQWKSKNQESRKHSLQVMEGEAAAQSPHHRGSMDSMRYSSEPSAVGINGVDLPTQYVKLATGASTTLPRDCSGITGGARVSMQSRPGSSQLVHIPEETHENFNNPSPKMGAGDVGGGDICNSGAHVNWVKAAEKATAPCRTMNGSQQPRIMQVIAMSKQQGLLQTHSKSMDEGCMDGYTGGSLRYRTLNEPNPMGTTCSTLGSSVGSISGSTGAIVRVDAHPENNNNRPMVHAPSTDISSGGSWKTWRSQDQCGGGGIGGCSQGQSFELNDLNRDSESCESLSMRDGSIGSIDRRRHANPTAATNTQNAGGGEHSLQQQQGITTIRVTPVEGGEVPSEPHSVASSRDSTLRRKGKGNIILIPERGNSPDNTRNVFYKGTSSTPGL